One segment of Rubripirellula amarantea DNA contains the following:
- a CDS encoding class I SAM-dependent methyltransferase: MADLEQGSPTFAMLCCAFGAELAVKESMIADGWRLAFSRPGFVTGKHDAAPEPPTGTFIRTSSRSIGQCRSENGQEQIKSLIELLKSSPLASRPFDQIHVWPKDRAPIGRFDFEPGPDEVTKLVADEVFAAIKGNHLRCDSPNRIAEADERVLDVVLVEPSHWFIGTHTATTWPTRWPGAVQPISPAYEPVSRAYYKAAEAITWSGFDLQAGDLAVEIGSAPGGACGRLLELGLRVLGVDPAEMDPRIAEHPKYQHYKARAGDLPRRVFRGAKWLLVDSNVTPDKTLVTVGNLVTHQQTSFQGLLLTMKLGDYTHADRIPKWERTIRGWGAKNIQVRQLARNRCEVCFAVTM; encoded by the coding sequence CGCTGATGGGTGGCGTCTCGCGTTTTCGCGTCCCGGATTTGTAACCGGAAAGCACGATGCGGCACCCGAACCACCGACCGGAACATTCATCCGAACCTCGTCGAGGTCGATCGGACAATGCCGCAGTGAAAACGGTCAAGAACAGATCAAGTCACTAATCGAGCTTCTCAAAAGCTCGCCGTTAGCATCTCGCCCGTTTGACCAGATTCACGTTTGGCCCAAAGACCGGGCCCCGATTGGACGTTTTGACTTTGAACCGGGCCCCGATGAAGTGACGAAACTGGTTGCCGACGAAGTCTTCGCGGCGATCAAGGGAAACCACTTGCGATGTGACAGTCCCAATCGAATCGCTGAAGCCGACGAACGGGTCTTAGACGTGGTGCTAGTGGAACCGTCGCATTGGTTCATCGGCACTCATACGGCAACGACATGGCCAACTCGTTGGCCGGGTGCCGTCCAGCCCATTTCCCCCGCGTACGAACCCGTTTCGCGAGCCTACTACAAGGCTGCCGAAGCGATCACTTGGAGTGGATTCGATTTGCAGGCTGGCGATTTGGCCGTCGAGATCGGCAGTGCTCCCGGTGGAGCATGCGGTCGCCTACTAGAACTTGGCTTGCGAGTTCTTGGCGTGGACCCAGCCGAGATGGATCCACGAATCGCCGAGCATCCTAAGTACCAGCACTACAAAGCCAGGGCAGGGGACTTACCGCGACGTGTGTTTCGAGGTGCAAAGTGGTTATTGGTGGATTCCAACGTCACGCCCGATAAGACTCTGGTAACCGTTGGCAACCTGGTCACGCATCAGCAAACAAGCTTCCAGGGTTTGTTGCTAACGATGAAGCTTGGCGATTACACCCACGCGGATCGGATCCCGAAATGGGAACGAACGATCCGGGGATGGGGCGCAAAGAACATTCAAGTGCGGCAACTCGCTCGCAACCGTTGCGAAGTTTGTTTCGCCGTGACGATGTAG
- the ypfJ gene encoding KPN_02809 family neutral zinc metallopeptidase: MKWQGRRQSENIEDRRGASGRMVAGGGIGIVILALIIGLLGGDPRQLLQQARQQQPAPAQQGAGAELSEQDRMRGEFVATVLADTEEVWTDVFAQNNRQYKKPKLQLFSGQTQSACGAATAAAGPFYCPADQKVYLDTAFFDQLAQQLGAPGDFAQAYVVAHEVGHHVQNLLGQTDKADQVRRTRPEAEYNQYSVRLELQADFYAGMMFHHAQKRWSILEPGDIEEGLRAASAIGDDTLQKRSRGHANQESFTHGTSEQRVRWFMKGLQTGDPSQGDTFSAQQL, encoded by the coding sequence ATGAAGTGGCAAGGTCGACGTCAGAGTGAAAATATCGAGGATCGCCGAGGCGCTTCGGGTCGAATGGTTGCCGGCGGAGGGATCGGGATCGTGATTCTGGCCCTTATCATTGGATTGCTGGGTGGCGATCCCCGCCAACTGCTGCAGCAAGCTCGCCAACAGCAGCCCGCGCCAGCTCAACAGGGCGCGGGAGCAGAATTGTCGGAACAGGATCGTATGCGTGGCGAATTTGTTGCCACGGTCCTTGCCGATACCGAAGAGGTTTGGACCGATGTTTTTGCTCAGAACAATCGGCAGTACAAAAAGCCGAAGTTGCAATTGTTCTCGGGACAAACTCAGTCAGCGTGCGGGGCAGCCACCGCCGCGGCCGGTCCGTTCTATTGCCCCGCGGACCAAAAAGTTTACTTAGACACCGCGTTCTTTGACCAACTCGCTCAACAACTTGGTGCACCGGGCGATTTCGCTCAGGCATACGTTGTGGCTCACGAGGTCGGACACCATGTCCAAAACCTGTTAGGACAAACGGACAAAGCAGATCAAGTTCGAAGGACGCGACCCGAAGCCGAATACAACCAATATTCAGTCCGGCTAGAACTTCAAGCCGACTTCTACGCTGGCATGATGTTTCATCACGCGCAGAAACGTTGGAGCATCCTTGAGCCCGGCGATATCGAAGAAGGTCTGCGTGCGGCATCCGCGATCGGTGATGACACGCTCCAGAAACGTAGTCGTGGACACGCCAATCAGGAAAGCTTCACTCATGGAACCAGCGAGCAACGTGTGCGGTGGTTCATGAAGGGATTGCAAACCGGTGATCCTAGCCAAGGCGATACGTTTAGCGCCCAGCAGTTGTAA
- a CDS encoding HEAT repeat domain-containing protein has protein sequence MEGYHPLFRIFGSSPARVCFFALGLAAICSSSQATWAAEAQWIWANGRTISQAAPEGETVYFRKLVNLRVAAEGRIEITADDEYELYVNERMIGRGKSSKEIQEYDVTDLLEVGRNVIAVKAINTRGKTAALAARVSVKPNGQEKWYTFSSDASWRTSTEDHPMWETVVFNDQLWGEASSFGKLGETAPWDQEETVVAETQSEQKERFQIQKGFGVQRVLDDEKVGSVLAMAFNEFGHLIVSQEGGPLLLVFDKDEDGVPEQVRTYCDKVTSCQGILALNGEVFVTGEGPEGSALYRLTDGDRNGTLEKVKAIVKFKGKPGEHGAHGLRLGPDGMIYVVLGSYVQADAESGPGETLKDYYEGDLLPRYEDPSGHGLGVKAPGGTVIRTNVDGSVVEKVAGGLRNAYDLVFHPGGGMFIHDADMEADVDTAWFRPTALFDVTEAGEFGWRPGWAKWPEYYFDRLPNLLDTGRGSPTGAVCYEHYMFPVRYHNSMFLADWSEGRILNVRLKRGGSGYVADSEVFLKGQPLNVTDLEVGPDGAMYFCTGGRGTAGGVYRVVYKGDIPDRMKNLGVGIAAAIRQPQLESAWARQEIASVKRDLGDKWGQLVAGVAYSNDNPSHYRTRAMDLMQLFGPVPSEDLILELSQAPSEAVRGRAARMMGLHPGDDTADRLVEMLADSDAAVRRAACEAMLRSNQIPKNADAVLPLLSEDDRTLAFVGRRVLERIPTPLWRGEVLATADTRMSVVGMLALINADPSEKTCLEVLTRASELMGDFLSDADFVDTLRLCQVALHRGKIDPAKVTRLRDIIAEEFPAGDHRMNHEVIRLCAYLQADSVAERALDYINDESNPSVDRTLVAMCLQFISHDWTAQQRFEILKYYENTANASTAGALSMYLMATTRDFAQSLSDEDVKAILEQGAVWRNAALAAIYKLPRPIDDTTADTLRSLDRQLVADPRAGDLQRRLRTGIIAMLATASDKKSGEYLRKLWRDEPERRSVIAMALAQKPDGENWDYLVRTLSVLDEDTSGEVIKALQGVPIATDDPMALRQLILLGLRSENEKGNFENVEKLLEHWTGMQRPEGVKKSMKPWQKWYAKTYPDRPAAELPKANDSRWDFDQLVTYLDSDNGKFGDPNHGKLVYTKAQCANCHRFQDDGQSIGPSLTSLAKRFSKREILESILYPAHVVSDQYASKKVLTLDGRVLMGMVSQRDAESIEIRDANNSVTIVNESEVDQILPSTSSIMPSGLLDDLSLEEISDLMSYMGVISPLEVASRPKR, from the coding sequence ATGGAAGGCTATCACCCACTGTTCCGAATCTTCGGTTCCTCCCCAGCTCGTGTCTGCTTTTTTGCGCTCGGCTTAGCTGCGATTTGCTCGTCTTCTCAGGCCACCTGGGCTGCGGAAGCCCAATGGATTTGGGCAAACGGACGGACCATTTCGCAAGCTGCTCCCGAAGGCGAAACCGTTTACTTCCGAAAACTGGTCAACTTGCGGGTGGCTGCGGAAGGTCGGATCGAAATCACCGCCGACGACGAATACGAGTTGTATGTCAACGAACGGATGATCGGCCGCGGTAAATCGTCCAAAGAAATTCAAGAATACGACGTCACTGACTTGCTCGAAGTCGGACGCAACGTAATCGCGGTCAAAGCGATTAATACGCGAGGAAAAACGGCTGCTTTGGCCGCTCGTGTTTCGGTCAAACCCAACGGCCAAGAGAAATGGTACACGTTCAGCAGTGACGCTTCCTGGCGAACGAGCACTGAAGACCATCCGATGTGGGAAACCGTTGTCTTCAACGACCAACTATGGGGCGAAGCGTCGTCCTTTGGCAAGCTCGGCGAAACGGCGCCTTGGGACCAAGAGGAAACGGTTGTCGCAGAAACCCAATCCGAACAAAAGGAACGCTTCCAAATCCAAAAAGGCTTCGGCGTTCAACGCGTTCTCGACGACGAGAAAGTCGGGAGTGTGCTGGCGATGGCGTTCAACGAGTTTGGACACCTGATCGTTTCGCAAGAAGGCGGCCCGCTGCTTCTAGTGTTTGACAAAGACGAAGATGGCGTCCCCGAACAAGTCCGCACGTACTGCGACAAGGTCACTTCATGCCAAGGCATTTTGGCCCTTAACGGCGAAGTGTTTGTCACCGGCGAAGGCCCCGAAGGCAGCGCGCTGTACCGATTGACCGATGGCGACCGTAACGGAACGCTCGAAAAGGTCAAAGCGATCGTCAAGTTTAAGGGCAAGCCCGGCGAACATGGTGCCCACGGTCTGCGGTTAGGTCCTGACGGAATGATTTACGTCGTGCTGGGTAGTTATGTCCAAGCCGATGCTGAATCTGGTCCCGGTGAAACACTCAAAGACTATTACGAGGGCGATTTATTGCCTCGTTACGAGGATCCCTCTGGTCACGGACTTGGCGTCAAAGCCCCCGGTGGTACCGTCATTCGTACCAACGTGGATGGATCGGTGGTTGAAAAAGTCGCCGGTGGACTTCGCAATGCCTATGACTTGGTTTTCCACCCAGGCGGCGGAATGTTCATTCATGATGCCGACATGGAAGCCGATGTTGATACCGCTTGGTTCCGTCCGACGGCATTGTTCGATGTCACGGAGGCCGGCGAATTCGGCTGGCGTCCAGGATGGGCGAAGTGGCCAGAGTACTACTTCGACCGATTGCCAAACTTGCTTGACACTGGCCGAGGCAGCCCCACGGGCGCGGTTTGTTATGAGCACTACATGTTCCCGGTCCGGTATCACAATTCAATGTTCCTGGCCGATTGGTCAGAAGGTCGCATCCTGAACGTTCGTCTGAAGCGTGGCGGCAGCGGATATGTTGCCGACAGCGAAGTGTTTCTGAAGGGACAACCGCTTAACGTGACCGATTTAGAAGTCGGACCCGATGGAGCGATGTATTTCTGCACCGGCGGACGCGGTACCGCCGGCGGTGTCTATCGAGTGGTCTACAAAGGCGACATCCCCGATCGCATGAAGAACCTTGGCGTCGGAATCGCCGCCGCAATCCGACAACCTCAACTTGAATCAGCTTGGGCGCGTCAGGAGATCGCATCGGTCAAACGGGATCTTGGCGATAAGTGGGGCCAATTAGTCGCCGGAGTCGCCTACAGCAACGATAACCCGTCGCACTATCGAACTCGCGCAATGGATCTGATGCAGTTGTTTGGCCCAGTGCCGAGCGAAGACTTAATCCTGGAACTTAGCCAAGCGCCAAGCGAAGCTGTTCGCGGTCGCGCCGCTCGAATGATGGGATTGCACCCCGGCGATGACACCGCCGATCGCTTGGTCGAGATGCTTGCCGATAGCGATGCAGCGGTCCGACGAGCAGCCTGTGAAGCGATGCTTCGCAGCAACCAAATTCCTAAGAATGCGGATGCTGTTCTACCACTGTTGTCCGAAGATGATCGCACCTTAGCCTTTGTGGGACGCCGCGTTCTCGAACGAATCCCGACGCCGCTATGGCGAGGCGAGGTACTGGCCACCGCAGACACTCGGATGAGCGTGGTTGGAATGCTGGCTTTGATAAACGCCGACCCAAGTGAAAAAACATGCTTGGAAGTGCTCACCCGTGCGAGCGAGTTGATGGGCGATTTCCTAAGCGATGCCGACTTTGTTGATACGCTTCGTTTATGCCAAGTCGCACTTCATCGTGGAAAGATTGATCCTGCGAAGGTCACTCGACTTCGCGATATCATCGCCGAGGAATTTCCGGCTGGCGATCATCGCATGAACCACGAAGTGATTCGTTTGTGTGCCTACTTGCAAGCCGACAGCGTTGCTGAACGAGCACTTGACTACATCAACGACGAATCGAATCCGTCGGTCGACCGTACGTTGGTAGCGATGTGTTTGCAATTCATCTCTCATGACTGGACGGCTCAACAACGTTTTGAAATCCTCAAGTACTACGAGAACACAGCCAACGCATCGACTGCCGGAGCGCTCTCGATGTACTTGATGGCGACGACGCGGGACTTCGCACAATCGCTATCCGATGAAGACGTCAAGGCAATCTTGGAACAAGGAGCCGTCTGGCGAAACGCGGCTTTGGCTGCGATCTACAAATTGCCACGGCCGATCGACGACACCACTGCTGACACGCTTCGTTCGCTCGACCGCCAATTAGTTGCGGACCCTCGGGCTGGCGACCTTCAGCGAAGACTTCGCACGGGAATCATCGCGATGTTGGCAACAGCCTCTGACAAAAAGTCTGGCGAGTACCTACGTAAGCTATGGCGAGATGAACCGGAACGTCGCAGCGTCATCGCGATGGCTCTTGCGCAAAAACCCGACGGCGAAAACTGGGACTATCTTGTCCGTACGCTCAGCGTGCTTGACGAAGACACATCCGGGGAAGTTATCAAAGCACTTCAGGGTGTTCCGATTGCAACCGACGACCCGATGGCACTACGCCAATTGATTTTGCTGGGACTTCGGTCCGAGAACGAAAAGGGCAACTTCGAAAACGTCGAAAAGCTGCTCGAACACTGGACCGGCATGCAACGCCCCGAAGGTGTAAAGAAATCAATGAAGCCTTGGCAGAAATGGTACGCCAAAACCTATCCCGATCGTCCAGCGGCTGAGTTGCCCAAAGCCAACGATTCGCGTTGGGACTTTGACCAACTGGTCACCTATTTGGACAGTGACAACGGCAAGTTTGGCGACCCCAATCATGGCAAGTTGGTCTACACGAAAGCTCAATGTGCCAATTGCCACCGGTTCCAAGACGATGGTCAATCAATTGGACCATCATTGACTAGCTTGGCGAAGCGTTTCAGCAAACGTGAGATCCTCGAATCGATCCTCTATCCTGCCCACGTCGTCAGCGATCAATACGCCAGCAAGAAGGTGCTGACGCTTGATGGCCGCGTCCTGATGGGCATGGTTAGCCAGCGTGACGCCGAGTCGATCGAAATTCGTGACGCCAACAATAGCGTGACAATTGTCAACGAATCCGAGGTCGACCAAATTCTGCCGAGCACCAGCAGCATCATGCCAAGTGGCCTGCTGGACGACCTGTCGCTCGAAGAGATTAGTGACCTGATGAGCTACATGGGAGTGATTTCTCCTTTGGAAGTTGCTTCGCGTCCCAAGCGGTAA
- a CDS encoding YidC/Oxa1 family insertase periplasmic-domain containing protein — translation MERRLLTFFIASTAFFMVYISLRTMFAPPVDPALDNPAQVQNEVDEPAALADLGVENDESASDEAEGGEETEVKRPTEPEWTTLGSMDPTSGYFMLITLNSRGAGIERIEITEREENRPDKLKYRRVDVRHGYLGYLSAEPASDIDGVRVRVVGPGTPAALAGIQVGDVIVSIDGQPVRDRESLDNALLESKPSKQVVVSVVRGDSTNPVELTATLTEHPLDLVRLADDGGIDKIEGNLSRLSCLLTLAQVNRKSIAPNNAPIARDVDPTQMIWESKSSGEEGNQNLVGYELPLSAAEMKQIGGEPILLKRSYAVSPGSYVVDMDLEIVNKGKEEQDLAYRLEGANGITLEGWWYSNKISPHFTSGAAARDIVYKTASDGHELVSGYALLKEARSEPKSPYQTIFAPDSSEASKSLAYIGVDAQYFTVAYIPPTDQASTTSFARAAAGIVADAEEIPKYKDRAVNSTFFVDSATTAIPAGGSLRQNLQMFAGPKRPELLEKYGLGDTIYYGWFGGFSILLGKLLHILAGIFGNYGVAIILLTVIVRGCMFPLSRKAAVNAQKMQELAPELKKITEKHKDDLEARMKAQRELQKRVGFNPMAGCLPMFLQLPIFIGLYRALSVDIELRQQPFIPGIDWASNLAGPDMFSYWGDWLFEYMSGRGTGWLGPYFNILPVIVVGLFLLQQKLFMPPATDEQTAMTQKMMNFMTLGMGLLFFRVPAGLCLYFITSSLWGICERVLVKKTLPKTSHFDSTLIEGSAKPTEKKAETGSLADRIRNQISPPEPEFDRPNKRKRPKKK, via the coding sequence GTGGAACGTCGTCTGCTTACCTTTTTCATCGCTTCGACGGCGTTTTTCATGGTCTACATCTCCCTGAGGACGATGTTTGCACCACCGGTGGACCCCGCTCTGGATAACCCTGCCCAGGTCCAGAATGAAGTCGACGAGCCCGCCGCTTTAGCAGATTTGGGCGTTGAGAACGACGAATCGGCTTCCGACGAGGCCGAGGGTGGCGAAGAAACAGAAGTCAAACGGCCAACCGAGCCTGAGTGGACCACTCTAGGATCGATGGACCCGACGTCGGGCTACTTCATGCTGATCACGCTCAACAGCCGCGGCGCGGGCATCGAACGAATCGAGATCACCGAGCGAGAAGAAAACCGACCCGATAAGCTGAAGTACCGCCGCGTCGATGTTCGTCACGGCTACCTTGGCTACCTGTCCGCCGAACCGGCATCCGACATTGATGGCGTAAGGGTCCGAGTCGTAGGTCCCGGTACTCCCGCAGCGTTGGCGGGTATCCAAGTTGGCGATGTCATCGTGTCAATTGATGGCCAACCTGTCCGCGACCGAGAGTCGCTTGACAACGCTTTGTTAGAATCCAAACCCAGCAAACAGGTTGTCGTCAGTGTTGTTCGCGGTGACTCTACCAATCCCGTAGAACTAACCGCGACCCTGACGGAGCACCCTCTCGATTTGGTGCGTTTGGCAGACGACGGTGGCATCGACAAAATCGAAGGTAATCTGTCTCGCCTTTCATGTCTTCTAACCCTTGCGCAGGTCAATCGCAAAAGCATCGCCCCGAACAATGCGCCAATCGCCCGCGATGTTGATCCCACTCAAATGATTTGGGAATCGAAATCCAGTGGTGAAGAAGGCAACCAGAACTTAGTTGGCTACGAGTTGCCGTTGTCGGCCGCCGAGATGAAACAAATTGGCGGCGAACCCATTCTGCTGAAAAGATCTTACGCGGTTAGCCCTGGGTCATACGTCGTCGACATGGACCTAGAGATCGTCAACAAAGGCAAGGAAGAGCAAGACCTCGCTTACCGACTTGAAGGTGCCAACGGTATCACGCTGGAAGGTTGGTGGTACAGCAACAAAATTAGCCCGCACTTCACCTCCGGTGCGGCTGCTCGCGACATCGTTTACAAAACCGCTTCTGATGGTCATGAATTGGTCAGCGGCTATGCGTTGTTAAAGGAGGCTCGTAGCGAACCGAAGTCTCCGTATCAAACGATCTTTGCACCAGATAGCAGCGAGGCTTCTAAAAGTCTTGCCTACATTGGAGTCGACGCTCAGTACTTCACCGTTGCTTACATTCCGCCGACGGACCAAGCGTCGACAACCTCCTTTGCACGTGCGGCGGCCGGTATCGTTGCCGACGCCGAAGAGATTCCCAAGTACAAAGATCGCGCAGTCAACTCAACCTTCTTTGTCGACAGTGCCACCACAGCGATTCCCGCAGGCGGTTCCCTTCGCCAAAACTTACAGATGTTTGCGGGCCCCAAACGTCCTGAATTGCTCGAAAAGTACGGGTTAGGCGACACCATTTACTATGGTTGGTTTGGCGGATTTTCGATTCTGCTCGGTAAATTGCTGCACATTCTTGCTGGCATCTTTGGTAATTACGGCGTCGCCATCATTTTGCTGACTGTGATCGTTCGGGGCTGCATGTTCCCGCTTTCGCGCAAAGCCGCAGTGAACGCCCAGAAGATGCAAGAGCTTGCACCCGAGTTGAAGAAGATCACCGAGAAACACAAGGACGATCTTGAAGCTCGAATGAAGGCTCAGCGAGAGCTACAAAAGCGAGTCGGGTTCAATCCCATGGCTGGTTGCTTACCGATGTTCTTGCAGTTGCCAATTTTCATTGGCTTGTACCGAGCTCTTTCGGTCGACATTGAATTGCGTCAACAGCCGTTTATTCCCGGTATCGATTGGGCATCCAACTTGGCGGGCCCCGACATGTTTAGTTATTGGGGTGATTGGCTATTTGAGTACATGTCGGGTCGTGGCACCGGTTGGCTTGGTCCCTACTTCAATATCCTGCCTGTGATTGTGGTCGGGTTGTTCCTGCTTCAACAAAAACTGTTCATGCCACCGGCAACGGACGAGCAGACAGCGATGACTCAGAAGATGATGAACTTCATGACGCTGGGGATGGGATTGCTATTCTTCCGAGTCCCAGCGGGACTGTGCTTGTACTTCATTACCAGCAGTTTATGGGGCATCTGCGAACGGGTACTCGTCAAGAAGACGCTGCCTAAGACCAGCCACTTCGACAGTACATTGATTGAGGGTTCCGCTAAGCCCACCGAGAAAAAGGCTGAAACGGGGTCACTGGCTGACCGCATTCGAAACCAGATCTCGCCTCCGGAACCCGAATTCGATCGCCCGAACAAACGCAAACGCCCTAAGAAGAAATAA
- the bcp gene encoding thioredoxin-dependent thiol peroxidase, translating to MADWIEPGTKAPAFTLTSDSGEKVRLSDLKGNPVVLYFYPRDDTPGCTKEACAFRDQYKQLQKLGVQLFGISADSVESHVKFKEKYSLPFDLLVDDKHTMSEKYGAYREKNMYGKKSMGIQRSTYLIDAQGKVVHVWKRVKVDGHDQQIIDAVKKLSDQ from the coding sequence ATGGCTGATTGGATCGAACCCGGCACGAAAGCGCCCGCCTTTACACTGACCAGTGACAGCGGAGAAAAGGTTCGCCTGAGTGACCTGAAGGGGAATCCAGTGGTGCTTTACTTCTACCCCCGGGACGACACGCCAGGCTGTACGAAGGAGGCATGTGCCTTTCGAGATCAGTACAAACAATTGCAGAAGCTAGGCGTGCAGCTTTTCGGAATCAGCGCCGACAGCGTCGAAAGTCACGTCAAGTTCAAAGAAAAGTACTCGCTGCCGTTTGACCTATTAGTCGACGATAAGCACACAATGAGCGAAAAGTACGGTGCTTATCGAGAGAAGAACATGTACGGCAAAAAGTCGATGGGCATTCAGCGGTCCACGTACTTAATTGATGCCCAAGGCAAGGTCGTCCATGTTTGGAAACGCGTCAAAGTCGACGGTCACGACCAGCAAATTATCGATGCCGTAAAGAAGCTTTCGGATCAATAG
- the rsfS gene encoding ribosome silencing factor, which translates to METTQPDPPESSSDADSQAKDANPMVASSRAIRPHGVEHGRKLAAAAAQVALDNNGKDVMVIDVCAQSAEFDFFVLATGTSRRQLHAISEQIDDVLQKGLGDQRLGIEGYAESRWIVLDYGSVVVHLFDDETRDYYDLESLWADGKPISLEELGLTIPAGYGDPDQDE; encoded by the coding sequence GTGGAAACCACTCAACCTGACCCACCTGAATCCTCGTCTGACGCAGATTCCCAAGCCAAAGATGCTAATCCGATGGTGGCATCCTCGCGTGCGATTCGCCCGCATGGAGTCGAACATGGTCGGAAACTTGCCGCCGCTGCCGCTCAGGTCGCACTGGACAACAACGGCAAGGACGTCATGGTCATCGATGTCTGCGCCCAATCCGCTGAGTTTGACTTTTTTGTCTTGGCCACGGGAACAAGCCGTCGGCAACTGCATGCAATCAGCGAGCAGATTGATGACGTCCTGCAAAAAGGCTTGGGCGATCAACGACTGGGGATCGAAGGCTATGCCGAGAGCAGGTGGATTGTTTTGGATTACGGCAGCGTCGTTGTTCACTTGTTTGATGACGAAACTCGGGACTACTACGACCTAGAATCCTTGTGGGCTGACGGCAAACCGATTTCGTTGGAAGAGCTTGGCTTAACGATTCCCGCAGGTTACGGCGATCCCGATCAAGACGAGTAG